A region from the Priestia filamentosa genome encodes:
- a CDS encoding YktB family protein: MEFERFTKEDFNVFTVDGLDERMGELKKQVRPKLESLGEIYAPFLSSLCQEEMFAHVAKHARRSVNPPKDTWVAFAANKRGYKRHPHFQIGLFESHVFIWFAVIYEADIKTEYGKVLKTHIEEIENRIPAYFVWSKDHTKPDTISMEGLSREDLTALFDRLESVKKAEILCGLRIPQKEALEMSKDEWDQTFKDAFTTLLPLYKLGATI; encoded by the coding sequence ATGGAATTTGAGAGATTTACAAAAGAAGACTTTAATGTTTTTACAGTGGATGGTCTTGATGAGCGTATGGGCGAATTAAAAAAACAAGTACGTCCAAAGCTAGAAAGCTTAGGCGAAATATATGCGCCATTTCTATCTTCTCTATGTCAGGAAGAAATGTTTGCACATGTTGCAAAACACGCCAGACGCTCTGTCAATCCGCCAAAAGATACGTGGGTTGCTTTTGCAGCAAATAAGCGCGGCTATAAAAGACATCCACATTTCCAAATTGGACTTTTTGAGTCTCACGTCTTTATTTGGTTTGCTGTTATTTATGAAGCAGATATAAAAACAGAGTATGGAAAAGTTTTAAAAACACATATTGAGGAAATCGAAAATAGGATCCCAGCTTATTTTGTTTGGTCAAAAGACCATACGAAGCCTGATACTATCTCAATGGAGGGTTTATCAAGAGAAGATTTAACAGCTCTCTTTGACCGCTTAGAAAGTGTAAAAAAAGCAGAAATCCTTTGTGGTTTACGTATTCCGCAAAAAGAGGCGCTAGAGATGTCAAAAGATGAATGGGACCAAACGTTTAAAGATGCCTTTACAACGCTGCTTCCTCTATATAAATTAGGAGCTACAATCTAA
- a CDS encoding inositol monophosphatase family protein: MEDFWKDIYTYATSWVKEAGEMIKDSFSKELLIETKSNPNDLVTNMDKDVETFLYEKIQETFPTHRIVGEEGHGTDVTSAEGILWVIDPIDGTMNFVHQQRNFAISIGIFDQGVGKIGLIYDVMHDELYHTIRGNGAYMNDIKLPMLTESPVKEAILSLNATWVTDNHRIDPAVLSPLVKDVRGTRSYGSAALELAYIAAGRLDGYITMRLAPWDFAGGLVLIEEVGGVVTNVYGEELNILEKNSVFAGEKAFHKEVLQTYINKKR; this comes from the coding sequence ATGGAAGATTTTTGGAAAGATATTTATACATATGCTACATCATGGGTAAAAGAAGCGGGGGAAATGATTAAAGATTCGTTTAGTAAAGAGCTTCTTATTGAAACAAAGTCAAATCCAAATGATCTTGTTACAAACATGGACAAAGATGTTGAAACGTTTTTATATGAAAAAATTCAAGAAACGTTTCCAACGCACCGTATTGTAGGAGAAGAGGGACATGGAACAGATGTTACTTCAGCAGAAGGGATCTTATGGGTTATTGATCCTATTGACGGTACAATGAATTTCGTCCATCAGCAGCGTAATTTTGCTATTTCCATTGGCATATTTGACCAGGGCGTAGGGAAAATAGGATTGATTTATGATGTTATGCATGATGAGCTTTATCATACAATTCGTGGAAACGGAGCATATATGAATGATATCAAGCTTCCAATGCTTACTGAATCACCTGTAAAAGAAGCTATCCTTTCCCTAAACGCTACATGGGTAACAGATAATCATCGCATTGATCCAGCGGTTCTTTCTCCTCTTGTAAAAGATGTTAGAGGAACGAGATCATATGGTTCTGCTGCTCTAGAGCTTGCTTACATTGCCGCTGGACGTCTTGATGGGTATATAACGATGAGACTTGCTCCATGGGATTTTGCCGGTGGTCTTGTATTGATTGAGGAAGTAGGAGGAGTAGTTACTAATGTTTATGGAGAGGAACTTAATATTTTAGAAAAAAATAGTGTTTTTGCTGGTGAAAAAGCATTTCATAAAGAAGTACTTCAAACGTACATTAATAAAAAGAGGTAA
- a CDS encoding GNAT family N-acetyltransferase yields MEKLSFRSYTDEDFPFFQQLVLASEEWESEECSAENLPVYLKKYEMLQGHWTIYEQAGEKVGLSYSLPWAPSNEKPWLGTLLVKESRRGQGIGKEIIARTAEHFRGNHKAFFCACPVEKTSWLQFLASCGFEQFKVEKNEEEKEYVILVYPL; encoded by the coding sequence ATGGAAAAACTGTCGTTTCGTTCATATACAGATGAAGACTTCCCGTTTTTTCAACAGTTAGTTTTGGCAAGCGAAGAATGGGAGAGCGAAGAATGCTCTGCAGAGAATCTTCCTGTTTACTTAAAAAAATATGAAATGCTTCAAGGCCATTGGACGATATATGAACAAGCAGGAGAAAAGGTAGGACTCTCTTATAGTCTACCTTGGGCGCCATCCAATGAAAAACCTTGGCTTGGCACACTACTTGTCAAAGAATCACGAAGAGGACAAGGAATCGGAAAGGAAATTATTGCAAGAACTGCCGAGCATTTTCGGGGAAATCATAAAGCTTTTTTTTGTGCTTGTCCTGTTGAAAAAACAAGCTGGCTACAATTTCTGGCTTCGTGTGGCTTTGAGCAATTTAAAGTAGAAAAAAATGAGGAAGAAAAAGAATACGTTATTTTAGTTTATCCTCTTTAA
- a CDS encoding YlaF family protein, giving the protein MLKSIKWGLLLYAILGTLSIMLIGVFLGEGSIVGVIGCIVALIVIIGLGFTTKKKLREAGKL; this is encoded by the coding sequence ATGTTGAAGTCAATTAAATGGGGTTTACTTTTATATGCGATCTTGGGAACGCTATCAATTATGTTAATTGGGGTTTTTCTCGGAGAAGGTAGCATTGTTGGAGTAATTGGTTGTATTGTTGCACTTATTGTTATTATTGGACTTGGTTTTACGACAAAAAAGAAACTTCGTGAAGCTGGAAAGCTATAA
- the typA gene encoding translational GTPase TypA — MNIRQDLRNIAIIAHVDHGKTTLVDQLLHQSGTFRANEQVHERAMDSNDLERERGITILAKNTGIHYKDKRINILDTPGHADFGGEVERIMKMVDGVLLVVDAYEGCMPQTRFVLKKALEQNLTPIVVVNKIDRDFARPAEVVDEVIDLLIELDATEEQLEFPVVYASAINGTASRNPEKQDENMESLFDAIIEHIPAPVDNSEEPLQFQIAMLDYNDYVGRIGVGRVFRGTMKVGQQVALMKVDGSVKQFRVTKMFGFIGLKRVEIEEAKAGDLIAVSGMEDINVGETVCPVDHQEALPVLRIDEPTLQMTFLVNNSPFAGREGKFVTARKIEERLMSELETDVSLRVDPTDSPDAWVISGRGELHLSILIENMRRQGYELQVSKPEVIIKDIDGVRSEPVERVQIDVPEEYTGSIMESMGARKGEMLDMTNNGNGQVRLIFMVPSRGLIGYTTEFLSLTRGYGIINHSFDSYQPMQAGQVGGRRQGVLVSMETGKASSYGIMQVEERGVIFVEPNTEVYEGMIVGEHSRENDLVVNISKTKHATNVRSATKDQTVTMKKPRIMSLEESLEYLNEDEYCEITPESIRLRKKVLDKNEREKAAKKKKLANK, encoded by the coding sequence TTGAACATTCGTCAAGACTTACGAAATATTGCAATTATTGCCCACGTAGACCATGGGAAAACAACACTTGTAGATCAGCTGTTACATCAATCTGGAACGTTTCGTGCTAACGAGCAAGTTCACGAACGTGCAATGGATTCAAATGATCTAGAACGTGAGCGAGGAATTACAATCCTAGCAAAAAATACGGGCATTCATTATAAAGATAAACGTATTAATATTTTAGATACACCAGGACATGCTGACTTCGGTGGAGAAGTAGAACGTATCATGAAAATGGTAGATGGCGTTCTTTTGGTTGTCGATGCTTATGAAGGGTGTATGCCTCAAACGCGTTTTGTTCTTAAAAAAGCGCTAGAGCAAAATTTAACACCAATTGTTGTTGTAAACAAAATTGACCGTGACTTTGCTCGTCCAGCAGAAGTTGTGGACGAAGTAATCGATCTTTTAATCGAGCTTGATGCAACTGAAGAACAGCTTGAATTTCCTGTTGTTTATGCATCAGCAATTAACGGAACAGCAAGCCGCAATCCGGAAAAGCAGGATGAGAATATGGAAAGCTTATTCGATGCTATCATTGAGCACATTCCAGCACCTGTTGATAACAGTGAAGAGCCGCTACAGTTCCAAATTGCTATGCTTGACTACAACGACTATGTAGGCCGTATTGGAGTTGGACGCGTTTTCCGCGGAACAATGAAAGTTGGTCAACAAGTTGCACTTATGAAAGTTGACGGTTCTGTTAAACAGTTCCGTGTAACAAAAATGTTTGGTTTTATCGGCTTAAAACGCGTTGAGATTGAAGAAGCAAAAGCAGGAGATTTAATCGCTGTATCTGGAATGGAAGACATCAACGTTGGAGAAACTGTTTGTCCTGTAGATCATCAGGAAGCACTTCCTGTTCTTCGTATTGATGAGCCAACTCTACAAATGACGTTCCTTGTGAACAACAGTCCTTTTGCGGGTAGAGAAGGTAAATTCGTAACAGCGCGTAAAATTGAAGAGCGCTTGATGTCAGAACTTGAAACAGACGTAAGTTTACGTGTTGACCCTACTGATTCTCCTGATGCTTGGGTTATTTCAGGACGCGGAGAGCTTCACCTTTCAATTTTAATTGAAAACATGCGTCGTCAAGGTTACGAACTTCAAGTATCAAAACCAGAAGTTATCATCAAAGATATTGATGGTGTTCGTTCTGAGCCTGTTGAGCGCGTACAAATCGACGTACCAGAAGAGTACACAGGTTCAATTATGGAATCAATGGGAGCTCGTAAAGGTGAAATGTTAGATATGACAAACAACGGCAATGGCCAAGTTCGTCTAATCTTCATGGTACCTTCTCGTGGTCTTATCGGTTACACAACGGAGTTTCTATCATTAACTCGCGGATACGGCATCATTAACCATAGCTTTGATAGCTATCAACCAATGCAAGCTGGTCAAGTTGGTGGACGTCGCCAAGGTGTGTTAGTATCAATGGAAACAGGTAAGGCTTCTTCATACGGAATTATGCAAGTTGAAGAACGTGGCGTAATTTTTGTTGAGCCAAACACAGAAGTTTATGAAGGTATGATTGTTGGAGAACATTCTCGTGAAAATGATCTTGTTGTTAATATTTCAAAAACGAAGCATGCAACAAACGTTCGTTCTGCAACAAAAGACCAAACAGTAACAATGAAAAAACCTCGTATTATGTCTCTTGAAGAATCATTAGAATATCTAAACGAAGACGAATATTGTGAAATTACACCAGAATCTATTCGTCTACGTAAGAAGGTTCTAGATAAAAACGAGCGCGAAAAAGCAGCTAAAAAGAAAAAGCTTGCAAATAAATAA
- a CDS encoding YlaH-like family protein yields the protein MGVSERLQFFAKLFKVDENPEAGMWLLYFTILLLAVVVYNLGFARKLPIIKNVIIYALLAFGCTILTFFGAFLPVAEGLLIAAIVLGVYKVRLHQAKKNEQM from the coding sequence ATGGGTGTAAGTGAACGCCTTCAGTTTTTTGCGAAGCTTTTTAAAGTGGACGAAAACCCCGAAGCGGGCATGTGGTTATTGTACTTTACCATTCTTTTGCTAGCCGTTGTTGTATACAATTTAGGTTTTGCGCGAAAGCTGCCTATCATCAAGAACGTGATCATTTATGCATTACTAGCTTTTGGCTGCACAATTCTTACATTTTTCGGTGCCTTTTTACCTGTAGCAGAAGGCTTGCTCATTGCGGCTATTGTGCTTGGAGTTTACAAAGTGCGTTTGCATCAAGCAAAGAAAAACGAACAAATGTAG
- a CDS encoding YlaI family protein encodes MRVQCVICDVIETIDNELPLAKKVRNRPIHTYMCQTCHDRITKRTEERKATGNFKLYESKKDEDEW; translated from the coding sequence ATGAGAGTTCAATGCGTAATTTGTGATGTAATTGAAACAATTGATAACGAATTACCGTTAGCCAAAAAAGTTAGAAATCGTCCTATTCATACATATATGTGTCAAACGTGTCATGACCGTATTACAAAGCGTACAGAAGAGCGAAAAGCAACGGGGAACTTTAAGCTTTATGAATCGAAAAAGGACGAAGATGAATGGTAA
- a CDS encoding YhcN/YlaJ family sporulation lipoprotein: MQKYFMWLVLLVVFLTGCQNNSAANDERNNDNLVRVKNTTPQPEEQQSNNAISQRLINLATDVPKVERATAVVVGRYAIVGIDVGSDLDRSEVSSIKYAVAESLKHDPNGANAVVIADPDTFSRLQGMAQEIRNGRPVTGVLDELAAIVDRFVPEMSNEIRQKHPNETNTNNDRLNEQNQQELQKEQNDQSNNELQDKE, encoded by the coding sequence ATGCAAAAATACTTTATGTGGCTTGTACTACTTGTAGTATTTCTAACAGGCTGTCAAAATAACAGTGCAGCAAACGATGAAAGAAACAATGATAATTTAGTACGAGTAAAAAATACAACTCCCCAACCTGAAGAACAACAATCAAATAACGCTATCTCCCAACGACTGATAAACCTTGCAACAGACGTCCCGAAAGTTGAACGTGCAACAGCCGTTGTTGTTGGAAGATACGCTATTGTTGGCATCGATGTTGGAAGTGACCTTGATCGTTCAGAAGTAAGTTCTATCAAGTATGCCGTTGCTGAAAGCCTTAAACATGACCCAAACGGTGCGAATGCTGTTGTTATTGCTGATCCTGATACGTTCTCTCGTTTACAAGGGATGGCACAAGAAATTAGAAACGGACGTCCTGTAACAGGCGTTCTCGACGAACTCGCAGCAATTGTAGATCGTTTTGTACCTGAAATGTCTAATGAAATAAGACAAAAACACCCGAATGAAACAAATACAAATAATGATCGCTTGAATGAACAAAATCAGCAAGAACTACAAAAAGAACAGAACGATCAATCTAATAATGAACTTCAAGATAAAGAATAA
- a CDS encoding PhoH family protein: MKKIYVLDTNVLLQDPHSIFSFKDNEVVIPAVVLEEVDSKKRYMDEVGRNARQVSKLIDGFRQHGRLHEKIPLENGGSLRIELNHRSFHQLQEVFVEKTNDNRILAVAKNLSLEEETKEEGRQVILVSKDTLVRVKADAIGLLAEDFLSDRVVEVNHLYSGFLDLYIPKDELNRFYEKGELSLSQWANHPFYPHQFVVMKDAFGGSGSAVGIVDSTGEKVKKLLFDYEHIWGVKPRNVQQTMALELLLRDDIPLITLIGKAGTGKTLLALASGLMQTEDLGYYKKLLVARPIVPVGKDLGFLPGEKQEKLRPWMQPIYDNLEYLFNTKKPGELDAILAGMGSIEVEALTYIRGRSIPDQFIIIDEAQNLSKHEVKTILTRVGEGSKIVLMGDPAQIDHPYLDEYNNGLTYVLERFKEQKVAGHVQLVKGERSELAQLAADLL; the protein is encoded by the coding sequence TTGAAAAAGATTTATGTGTTAGATACGAACGTACTATTACAAGATCCACACTCTATTTTCTCTTTTAAAGATAATGAAGTCGTTATTCCAGCTGTTGTACTGGAAGAAGTCGATTCTAAAAAGAGATATATGGATGAAGTAGGGAGAAATGCCAGACAAGTATCTAAACTTATCGATGGTTTTCGTCAGCATGGCCGACTTCATGAGAAAATTCCGTTAGAAAATGGGGGTTCACTGCGGATTGAGCTTAATCATCGGTCATTTCATCAACTTCAAGAAGTATTTGTAGAGAAAACAAACGACAATCGCATTCTTGCAGTCGCAAAAAATCTCTCTCTTGAGGAAGAAACAAAAGAAGAAGGAAGACAGGTTATCCTTGTTAGTAAAGATACGCTTGTACGTGTCAAAGCAGATGCGATTGGTCTTTTAGCAGAGGACTTTTTAAGCGACCGAGTTGTCGAAGTAAACCACCTTTACTCGGGTTTTCTTGATCTTTACATTCCAAAAGACGAGCTTAATCGTTTTTACGAAAAAGGTGAGCTTAGTTTATCACAGTGGGCAAATCATCCGTTCTATCCACATCAATTTGTTGTGATGAAAGATGCATTTGGAGGCTCTGGTTCTGCTGTTGGGATTGTTGATTCAACAGGAGAGAAAGTGAAAAAGTTATTGTTTGATTATGAGCATATTTGGGGAGTGAAACCGAGAAACGTTCAGCAGACAATGGCGCTTGAACTTTTGCTCCGAGATGATATACCACTTATTACCCTTATCGGCAAAGCAGGAACAGGTAAAACGCTTTTAGCATTGGCATCAGGCCTTATGCAAACAGAAGATTTGGGGTATTATAAGAAATTGCTTGTTGCGAGACCAATTGTTCCAGTAGGGAAAGATTTAGGGTTTCTACCAGGAGAAAAACAAGAAAAGCTCAGACCATGGATGCAGCCTATTTATGATAACTTGGAATATCTATTCAATACGAAAAAACCTGGAGAGCTTGACGCTATTTTAGCAGGAATGGGTTCTATCGAAGTAGAAGCTTTAACATATATAAGAGGAAGAAGTATTCCAGATCAGTTCATCATTATTGATGAAGCCCAAAATTTATCTAAACACGAAGTGAAAACGATTTTAACCCGCGTTGGAGAAGGAAGTAAAATTGTTCTTATGGGAGATCCTGCCCAAATTGATCATCCATATTTAGATGAATACAACAATGGGTTAACATACGTACTAGAAAGGTTTAAAGAACAAAAAGTAGCCGGTCACGTACAGCTTGTGAAAGGAGAGCGTTCTGAACTCGCGCAGCTAGCTGCTGATCTGTTGTAA